The segment ATGAACACTGATACAAACCATGCAAAACTTTATTTCTATTCAGTATTATCATAGTCCAGTAGGCGAGCTGTTGTTGGGTGCTTATGAAAATCAACTTTGTATATGTGACTGGCGATACCGCAAAATGCGCCCAACTGTTGACAAGCGTATTCAGGCTGCTGTGAATGCTGTTTACGTGGAGCAAGAGGATCAGGTGATCTCTCAATGTATCACGCAGCTAGAGGAATATTTCCGAAAGGAGCGAAGAACATTTGATATCCCACTTTTAATGCTAGGGTCTGATTTTCAAAAGCACGTATGGAACGAACTGATACTGATACCGTTTGGTGAAACTCAATCCTATATGGGACTCGCACAAAAACTAAACAATGTGGGAGCGATCCGCGCAGTGGCCTCTGCCAATGGAGCCAATGCACTTTCAATATTGGTGCCTTGTCATCGCATCATCGGCTCTGATGGAGATTTGACTGGATATGCGGGAGGCTTGTCTGCCAAAAAAAGGCTTTTGGAGTTAGAAGGAAGTCTGTCGCAGCAGATGACACTATTCTAGTCAGCCAACTGTTTTTTTACACAATGTTAATATTAGAATGAATCAACAATCATTCTAATCACCTAGTCTTGTAGCGCAGTTAATTCATGAAAAATTAGGTTCAGCTATGCAGATTTTCAAAGGCCTCTCAGGGAAATTCATCATTTCCTATTTACTCACTTTGCTGTTTGGGGTATGGACTTATTTTGCCCTTCAGAATATTTCCAATTATGAATCATTGAAGGACAGTCTTCAGGATATGCACTTGTCACTGCTACAGGCTCGACAATTTGAACATGAGTTTTTGACCAGGGATTTTAGGGAAGTTGATTTCTTGGAGACTGGTTATTCTATCAACCTGACCAACAATCAATCAATCATAGACAGTCTCAGGGCTTTCAATTTCCAGTTGAGGGAAGAAGAAATAATTGCAGCGGATGAGTTAGATTCTACTGCAGCCCTCTTACATAGTTATTCAGAGATTATGTCACAGTTGGCGCTACAGTTGCACCAGCGTGGATTCAAGGATCATGGCATGGAAGGCAGGCTACGTCGAGCCATACATGAGGTGGAAAACGCCGATTACGAATACGATAAAGTACTGATGCTGATGCTAAGAAGGCATGAAAAGGACTTTTTTCTGAGACATGATTTGAAGTACTTAGACAAGTTCAACGAGGGTATAATTGATTTGAAAAACAACATCATGGAGGTAGGAAAGCAAGATTTGGATAAACGAGATCAGATTTTGGCACGCATCGATTCCTATCAGAAGAATTTCAATCAAATCGTAGAAATGAATCAAGTGATCGGACTGGACGAGAACGATGGACTTTTGGGGGAACTTAATGTGGTTTCTATGGCTCTTTCTGCCGCAGTAGACGACCTCATTTTAAAGGTGGGGATACATGCGGATCGAAAGGTCAGGTACAATATATATGCTGTGGTTGTATTGATGATTATCATCCTAGCCATAGGAGTGGTGATCTTATATACCCATATATTTAAAATCACCAGAAATATCAATGTTATCAATAGCAGTGCAACCAAATTGGCAAATGGTCGATTTCCGACCTTGGCCAAGGTGAATTCTCGGGATGAACTGGGTAAAGCTCACAGCGCACTCAATGTATTGATTGAAGGTTTGAGAGCCAAAACGCAGTTTGCTTTGGAGGTAGGGCAAGGTAAACTAGATACACAACTGGATGTACTAGGTAAAAAGGATCAACTGGGTAGTTCGCTCATAGAGCTAAAAGTTAACCTCAAACGTGCCTTGTTGGAAATCCATCATGTGGTGAGAGAAGCGGGTAAAAATGGTGAGTTAAAAACTCGTGTTTCACTGGATGACAAATTGGGAGTTTGGGAAGATTTTAGCAAGGCTATCAATAAGCTGTTGGAGTCACTGACGCTTCCTTTCGAACAGGTCAATCAAATCGTGCAGGATATGTCCAACGGAGATTTTACGACTAGGTACCAAGGAGAGACCAAAGGCGAGATAGCCCTCTTGGCACAAAACCTCAACAGTTCACTAGACAAGTTGAATGAATTGCTGATCAATATATCTGAACATGCAGATCAAATCAATGATTCTTCGTCAGCTATGTTGGTACTCAATGCCGAAATGGGAAACAGTACCTCAGAGATCGCCTCAGCTACCTCTCAAATGAGTGCAGGAGCTCAAAATCAGGTAATCAAAGTAGATGAATCTTCTACACTGGTAGAAGCAATTCTAAACTCATCTGATGAAATGGCGAAGCGGTCCGAGTCTATCAATTTGGCAGCCAAAACAGGCTATGAAGACAGTGAGCATGGAGCCAAGATGTCGCGTGAGATGGTCAATAGCATCACACAAATTGCGAACTACACAGAGGAAGCCAATCAATCCATGGATGTACTCACCGAGCGATCCAAGGAAATCAACAGAGTGCTACGGGTTATGAATGATATCTCATCTCAAACCAATCTGCTGGCACTCAATGCCGCAATAGAGGCGGCGCAGGCGGGGGATTCTGGAAGAGGATTTGCGGTAGTAGCAGAAGAAATCAGAAAATTGGCAGAAGATTCTAAGAAGGCTGCCAAAGAAATAGAGATACTGGTTTCGGATGTACAGAAAGATACCTCGTCCGCATCCCAAGTAATAGACTTGATGCGCTCTGCCGTAGATTCAGGAGAAAAAATCTCTAAAGAGGCAGAAGAGGTGTTTTACAGAATATCCAAGTCATCAGCCAATACACTATCCCTGTCTCAGGATATTTTGGATGCCTCAGCGACACAAAAGGGAGACATTACCCAGATCGTGAGTATCACAGAAAGTATCGTGGTGATCGCTGAGCAAACCGCCGCAGGTACAGAGCAAGTAGCGACTTCTGCCGTAGAACTAGCGCAGGGCATGAAGGATTATAATTCTCGTTCACGCGCCCTATCGGATATTGCTCATGACTTGAAGTTGATTTTGTCGAGATTCAAAACCAAAGTCGGTGTTGAGGAAGCTGTTCAAACTCAGGTAGATCTATACGAACCACAACCGATGAAACAACCGCCCCTTGCGCAGGAATTGGCTTAGTCTACAGTGAATCATCGATCGTGGGCTTGATCCAGAATAGGACTGTTTAGGTTTTGATCACGTATGAGTGCATTTCTTTGATGATGGAGCTGCCTGCACTGGCAAAATGATATACATCACAAAAGGCGTACGTTTTATCTCCCATTTTCATCTCCCCATTGAGTGAAGCTTCTTT is part of the Reichenbachiella agarivorans genome and harbors:
- a CDS encoding methylated-DNA--[protein]-cysteine S-methyltransferase, with the translated sequence MQNFISIQYYHSPVGELLLGAYENQLCICDWRYRKMRPTVDKRIQAAVNAVYVEQEDQVISQCITQLEEYFRKERRTFDIPLLMLGSDFQKHVWNELILIPFGETQSYMGLAQKLNNVGAIRAVASANGANALSILVPCHRIIGSDGDLTGYAGGLSAKKRLLELEGSLSQQMTLF
- a CDS encoding methyl-accepting chemotaxis protein, yielding MQIFKGLSGKFIISYLLTLLFGVWTYFALQNISNYESLKDSLQDMHLSLLQARQFEHEFLTRDFREVDFLETGYSINLTNNQSIIDSLRAFNFQLREEEIIAADELDSTAALLHSYSEIMSQLALQLHQRGFKDHGMEGRLRRAIHEVENADYEYDKVLMLMLRRHEKDFFLRHDLKYLDKFNEGIIDLKNNIMEVGKQDLDKRDQILARIDSYQKNFNQIVEMNQVIGLDENDGLLGELNVVSMALSAAVDDLILKVGIHADRKVRYNIYAVVVLMIIILAIGVVILYTHIFKITRNINVINSSATKLANGRFPTLAKVNSRDELGKAHSALNVLIEGLRAKTQFALEVGQGKLDTQLDVLGKKDQLGSSLIELKVNLKRALLEIHHVVREAGKNGELKTRVSLDDKLGVWEDFSKAINKLLESLTLPFEQVNQIVQDMSNGDFTTRYQGETKGEIALLAQNLNSSLDKLNELLINISEHADQINDSSSAMLVLNAEMGNSTSEIASATSQMSAGAQNQVIKVDESSTLVEAILNSSDEMAKRSESINLAAKTGYEDSEHGAKMSREMVNSITQIANYTEEANQSMDVLTERSKEINRVLRVMNDISSQTNLLALNAAIEAAQAGDSGRGFAVVAEEIRKLAEDSKKAAKEIEILVSDVQKDTSSASQVIDLMRSAVDSGEKISKEAEEVFYRISKSSANTLSLSQDILDASATQKGDITQIVSITESIVVIAEQTAAGTEQVATSAVELAQGMKDYNSRSRALSDIAHDLKLILSRFKTKVGVEEAVQTQVDLYEPQPMKQPPLAQELA